From a region of the Monodelphis domestica isolate mMonDom1 chromosome 8, mMonDom1.pri, whole genome shotgun sequence genome:
- the P3H2 gene encoding prolyl 3-hydroxylase 2 isoform X2 — MGSGRFPSRYLFFSTKKALGMGTLRKHGAQTRARDARTVGRKLEWPPRPSPVLQMNQMEKAAEAAYTFLMANPEHMAVPSHDGKSETVAGAKLVDREAQPHLEHYREAVEHYEDDHFQLAIEAFEQALKDYFKADRQCRVLCEWSQSHDDQDHRMKTDGFYEVLAGLYSRRLMCEHDCVRELATWPGQPSPIENFLPLHYDYLQFSYYQVGNYVKALECAKSYLLFHPDDEDVQDNVRYYESVLEESTDPSIIPAREDAALFMKRYKLESELIKSAVANLGIPYTEQNYWTSHGGRQEDTQTLSEPGNRAADAPEWSGGKQPVPGIDRDLREGGPLLYSHVKFVYNSEQLNGTQRMLLDNVLSEEECQELHSMASRIMLAGSGYQGEVSPLTPNEKFEGATILRALKFGYEGRVPLKSARLFYDISEKARKIVASYFRLNSTLYFSFTHLVCRTPLSDQPQSRDDLSHPIHADNCFLDSDTNECWKEFPLASRDYSAILYMNEDFEGGEFIFTGMDSKTVTASIKPKCGRMVSFSSGRENPHGVKAVTKGQRCAVALWFTLDPLYRELERLQADEMIRQWNHEQSINPKDEL; from the exons ATGAACCAGATGGAAAAAGCAGCTGAAGCAGCCTATACTTTTTTAATGGCCAATCCTGAGCACATGGCTGTGCCTTCTCATGATGGGAAGTCTGAAACGGTGGCAGGAGCCAAACTGGTGGATAGAGAAGCCCAACCCCACCTG GAACACTACCGAGAAGCAGTAGAACATTATGAAGATGACCACTTCCAGCTGGCCATCGAGGCCTTTGAGCAGGCTTTAAAGGACTATTTCAAAGCAGACAGGCAATGCCGCGTTCTGTGTGAGTGGTCCCAGAGCCACGATGACCAGGACCACCGGATGAAGACCGATGGCTTCTACGAAGTCCTCGCAG gtCTCTACTCCCGGCGCCTGATGTGTGAGCATGACTGCGTGAGGGAGCTCGCTACCTGGCCCGGCCAGCCGTCCCCCATTGAGAACTTCCTGCCCCTTCACTACGACTACCTCCAGTTCTCCTATTATCAAG TTGGCAACTACGTGAAAGCCCTGGAATGTGCCAAGTCCTACCTTCTCTTCCACCCAGACGATGAGGATGTGCAGGACAACGTGAGATACTACGAGAGTGTGCTGGAAGAAAGCACGGACCCGAGCATCATCCCAGCTAGGGAG GACGCTGCGCTGTTCATGAAGAGATATAAACTGGAATCTGAGCTCATCAAGTCGGCCGTGGCCAACCTGGGCATTCCCTACACCGAGCag AATTACTGGACCAGCCATGGAGGAAGGCAAGAAGACACCCA GACCCTTTCCGAGCCTGGCAACAGGGCGGCCGATGCTCCTGAGTGGTCTGGGGGAAAGCAGCCTGTGCCCGGGATCGATCGGGACCTTCGAgagg GGGGACCACTGCTCTACAGCCACGTGAAGTTTGTCTACAATTCGGAGCAGCTGAACGGAACCCAGCGGATGCTGCTAGATAATGTCTTATCTGAGGAGGAATGCCAAGAGCTCCACAGCATGGCCAGC AGAATCATGCTTGCTGGTAGTGGGTACCAAGGGGAAGTTTCTCCTCTCACTCCCAATGAGAAATTCGAAGGTGCCACCATCCTAAGAGCCCTCAAG TTTGGTTATGAAGGTCGAGTGCCCCTGAAGAGTGCTCGGCTGTTCTATGACATCAGTGAGAAGGCACGGAAGATCGTCGCGTCCTACTTCAGGCTGAATTCCACCCTGTATTTCTCATTCACTCACTTGGTTTGCCGAACACCTCTCTCAG ATCAGCCACAAAGCAGAGACGACCTCAGTCATCCCATCCATGCAGACAACTGCTTCTTGGATTCAGACACCAATGAATGCTGGAAGGAGTTTCCTTTGGCTTCCAGGGATTACAG TGCCATTCTCTATATGAATGAAGACTTCGAAGGGGGCGAGTTTATCTTCACGGGAATGGATTCCAAAACTGTGACG GCCTCCATCAAACCCAAATGTGGCCGGATGGTGAGCTTTTCCTCGGGCAGAGAGAACCCTCATGGCGTGAAGGCTGTGACCAAGGGGCAGCGCTGTGCTGTCGCTCTTTGGTTCACCTTGGACCCGTTGTACAGGGAGCTG GAGCGGCTACAGGCTGATGAGATGATCCGACAGTGGAACCACGAACAGAGTATCAACCCCAAAGATGAACTATGA